A single region of the Microcella sp. genome encodes:
- the ligA gene encoding NAD-dependent DNA ligase LigA: protein MPEKPVDERDVETLTRDEARTEVESLTSRILELRDAYYSRDELLDDDATYDALVRRLELIEHHFPELQSQDSPTQTVGGVAETTLFAPVEHAERMLSLDNVFSADEFADWAAKVERDSGRPVHWLCELKIDGLALNLRYERGMLVTAATRGDGRVGEDVTQNVLQVAGIPQRLAGSPDELPDLVEVRGEVFIPKAAFDELNALQREAGEREFANPRNAASGSLRQKAEGKNAEQLARMRDRLSRLRMLVHGIGAWQNPPVTAQSEVYGRLERWGLPISSHFRVHESAAAAAEFISFHGEHRHAVEHEIDGVVVKVDELALHDELGATSRAPRWAIAYKYPPEQVNTTLLDIVVSVGRTGRATPFAVMEKVRVAGSEVRQATLHNQDVVKAKGVLIGDTVVLRKAGDVIPEVLGPVVELRDGTEREFVMPRDCPECGTELRPAKEGDIDLRCPNARSCPAQVRGRVEHIGSRGGLDIEGLGEISAAALTQPLIPDAPPLVTEAALFDLTLEQLLPIEVIVRDAETGLPKLDDEGEAKRRSPFRRIEQQYPPEAEGLDASEIRARGIRRHPVAVPSALALQLLDELEKAKTKPLWRLLVSLNIRHVGPVAARALADWFGSLDAIRAASVDELAAVDGVGAIIAEAVHEWFTVDWHVEIVDRWAAAGVQWATPGHAGPGAAAAAGGVLAGLTVVATGSLEGFTREGAQEAIIAAGGKAASSVSKKTDFVAAGPGAGSKLAKAEELGVRIIDAAQFAVLVSEGPDALPPAD from the coding sequence GTGCCTGAGAAACCCGTCGACGAGCGCGACGTCGAGACCCTGACCCGCGATGAGGCCCGCACCGAGGTCGAGTCGCTGACGAGCCGCATTCTCGAGCTGCGCGACGCCTACTATTCGCGCGACGAGCTGCTCGACGACGACGCCACCTATGACGCCCTCGTGCGGCGGCTCGAACTCATCGAGCACCACTTTCCTGAGCTGCAGAGCCAAGACTCACCGACCCAGACGGTCGGCGGAGTCGCCGAAACGACCCTGTTCGCCCCCGTCGAGCACGCCGAGCGCATGCTGAGCCTCGACAACGTCTTCAGCGCTGACGAGTTCGCCGACTGGGCTGCGAAGGTCGAGCGCGATTCGGGGCGGCCCGTGCACTGGCTGTGCGAGTTGAAGATCGACGGGCTCGCCCTCAACCTGCGTTACGAGCGCGGAATGCTCGTCACGGCGGCCACGCGCGGCGACGGACGCGTGGGCGAAGATGTCACGCAGAACGTGCTGCAAGTGGCGGGCATCCCGCAGCGGCTCGCCGGCAGCCCCGATGAGCTGCCCGACCTCGTCGAGGTGCGCGGCGAAGTGTTCATTCCGAAGGCCGCGTTCGACGAGCTCAACGCTCTGCAGCGCGAGGCGGGCGAGCGCGAGTTCGCCAACCCGCGCAACGCGGCGAGCGGCAGCCTGCGCCAGAAGGCCGAGGGCAAGAACGCCGAGCAGCTGGCGCGCATGCGCGACCGCCTCAGCAGGCTGCGCATGCTCGTGCACGGCATCGGCGCCTGGCAGAACCCGCCCGTCACCGCGCAGAGCGAGGTCTACGGGCGGCTCGAGCGCTGGGGTCTGCCGATCAGCAGCCACTTCCGTGTGCACGAGAGCGCCGCCGCGGCCGCCGAGTTCATCTCGTTCCACGGCGAGCACCGTCACGCCGTCGAGCACGAGATCGACGGCGTCGTCGTCAAAGTCGACGAGCTCGCCCTGCACGACGAGCTCGGCGCCACGAGTCGCGCCCCGCGCTGGGCCATCGCCTACAAGTACCCGCCCGAGCAGGTGAACACGACGTTGCTCGACATCGTCGTGAGCGTCGGCCGCACCGGTCGCGCCACGCCGTTCGCCGTCATGGAGAAGGTGCGCGTCGCCGGCAGCGAGGTGCGGCAGGCCACCTTGCACAACCAAGACGTCGTCAAAGCCAAGGGCGTGCTCATCGGCGACACGGTCGTGCTGCGCAAAGCCGGCGACGTCATCCCCGAAGTGCTCGGCCCCGTCGTCGAACTGCGCGACGGCACCGAGCGCGAATTCGTCATGCCCCGCGACTGCCCCGAGTGCGGCACCGAGCTTCGGCCGGCCAAAGAGGGCGACATCGACCTGCGCTGCCCCAACGCCCGCAGCTGCCCCGCCCAGGTTCGCGGACGCGTCGAGCACATCGGCAGCCGCGGCGGCCTCGACATCGAAGGTCTCGGCGAGATCAGCGCCGCCGCGCTCACGCAGCCCCTGATTCCGGATGCTCCTCCGCTCGTCACCGAAGCGGCCCTGTTCGACCTGACTCTCGAGCAGTTGCTGCCCATCGAAGTGATCGTGCGCGACGCCGAGACCGGCCTGCCGAAGCTCGACGACGAGGGCGAGGCGAAACGTCGGTCACCGTTCCGGCGCATCGAGCAGCAGTACCCGCCGGAGGCGGAGGGGCTCGACGCGAGCGAGATCCGTGCGCGGGGCATCCGTCGGCACCCGGTCGCCGTGCCGAGCGCGCTCGCGCTGCAGCTGCTCGACGAGCTCGAGAAGGCGAAGACCAAACCGCTCTGGCGCCTGCTCGTCTCGCTCAACATTCGTCATGTGGGGCCGGTCGCTGCTCGGGCACTCGCCGACTGGTTCGGCTCGCTCGACGCGATCCGGGCCGCGAGCGTCGACGAGTTGGCCGCCGTCGACGGCGTCGGGGCGATCATCGCCGAAGCCGTGCATGAATGGTTCACCGTCGACTGGCACGTCGAGATCGTCGACCGCTGGGCCGCGGCCGGAGTGCAGTGGGCCACGCCGGGCCACGCCGGGCCGGGTGCTGCGGCCGCCGCCGGGGGAGTGCTCGCCGGTCTGACGGTCGTCGCGACGGGCTCGCTCGAGGGTTTCACGCGCGAAGGCGCCCAAGAGGCGATCATCGCCGCGGGCGGAAAAGCTGCGTCGAGCGTGTCGAAGAAGACCGACTTCGTCGCTGCCGGCCCGGGTGCAGGCTCAAAACTTGCGAAAGCCGAAGAGCTCGGAGTGCGCATCATCGACGCAGCGCAGTTCGCCGTGCTGGTGAGCGAAGGCCCAGACGCTCTGCCCCCCGCAGACTGA
- a CDS encoding D-arabinono-1,4-lactone oxidase — translation MTQTVTPTGTAKPWRNWARTEQVTPARVERPASADEVADAIARARTGGLAVKPIGSGHSFTGIAVAPGVQLDLTDLAGLTAIDSSTGLVTLAAGTKLHDASALLHEHGLAFENLGDIDVQSISGAVSTGTHGTGRAFGGLATQLRAVTLATADGRLLSISPTENADLWPAARLGLGALGVLVDLTVQTVPTFVLAADEHPEPLDAVLDDWPNRSAQADHVEFYWFPHTKLALTRNNTRLPADAPRTATRRLQRWVDDELLGNDLYGLLCRIGGLAPGTVPGINRLASGVAFNRTVADYSHRVFATQRRVRFRELEYSVPLDAVAPAMRELDRVIEARGWRVTFPVEVRATAADDVWLSTAYGRESSYIAVHRYIRDDHREYLAAAESIMRAHDGRPHWGKLHSRTADDLRPAYPRFDDFVAVRDRLDPERLFANPYLDRVLGR, via the coding sequence GTGACGCAGACCGTCACGCCCACGGGCACGGCGAAGCCGTGGCGCAACTGGGCCCGCACCGAGCAGGTGACGCCCGCCCGCGTCGAGCGCCCCGCGAGCGCCGACGAGGTCGCCGACGCGATCGCGCGGGCCCGCACCGGTGGCCTCGCCGTGAAGCCCATCGGCTCAGGGCACTCGTTCACCGGCATCGCCGTCGCGCCCGGAGTGCAGCTCGACCTCACCGACCTCGCCGGGCTCACCGCGATCGACTCGAGCACGGGGCTCGTCACCCTCGCCGCCGGCACGAAGCTGCACGATGCCTCGGCGCTGCTGCACGAGCACGGCCTCGCCTTCGAGAACCTCGGCGACATCGACGTGCAGTCGATCTCGGGCGCCGTCAGCACCGGAACCCACGGCACGGGCCGCGCCTTCGGCGGCCTCGCCACGCAACTTCGCGCCGTCACGCTCGCGACCGCCGACGGCAGGCTGCTCAGCATCAGCCCGACCGAGAACGCCGACCTGTGGCCCGCCGCCCGCCTCGGGCTCGGCGCCCTCGGGGTGCTCGTCGACCTCACCGTGCAGACCGTGCCGACGTTCGTGCTCGCGGCGGACGAGCATCCGGAGCCCCTCGATGCCGTGCTCGACGACTGGCCGAACCGGTCAGCGCAGGCCGACCACGTCGAGTTCTACTGGTTTCCGCACACGAAACTCGCGCTCACGCGCAACAACACGCGGCTGCCGGCCGACGCGCCGCGCACCGCCACCCGCCGACTGCAGCGCTGGGTCGACGACGAGCTGCTCGGCAACGACCTCTACGGCCTGCTGTGCCGCATCGGCGGCCTCGCGCCCGGCACCGTGCCCGGCATCAACCGGCTCGCGAGCGGCGTCGCCTTCAACCGCACCGTCGCCGACTACTCGCACCGCGTGTTCGCGACGCAGCGGCGAGTGCGGTTTCGCGAACTCGAATACTCGGTGCCGCTCGACGCCGTCGCGCCCGCCATGCGCGAGCTCGACCGCGTCATCGAGGCTCGCGGGTGGCGGGTGACGTTTCCGGTCGAGGTTCGGGCGACCGCCGCCGACGACGTGTGGCTGTCGACGGCGTACGGTCGCGAATCGAGCTACATCGCCGTGCATCGCTACATTCGGGATGATCACCGCGAGTACCTCGCCGCCGCCGAGTCGATCATGCGCGCCCACGACGGCCGCCCGCACTGGGGCAAGCTGCACAGTCGCACTGCCGACGACCTCCGGCCCGCCTACCCGCGCTTCGACGACTTCGTCGCCGTGCGCGACCGGCTCGACCCCGAGCGCCTCTTCGCCAACCCCTACCTCGACCGCGTGCTCGGCCGGTAG
- a CDS encoding alanine racemase produces the protein MTADLLRLHDVPAERPGANPADYWPRHTTATAHLDPPLGVIDRGALAFNATDLLRRAGGVPIRVASKSIRVRGILDAVLALPGFSGVLAYTLPEALWLAGPRGAGDGADPSSAGDGIDDVVLGYPSTDRAALARLAADEQLAARVTLMIDDVAHLDLIDSVTAPGARPSIRVALELDASWRGPLGHIGVRRSPLHEPEQLAALARTVTERPGFTLVGIMAYEAQIAGLGDAPPGRPVRGALVRSIQRRSRTELADRRGRAVAAVRDIADAAGTPLRFVNGGGTGSLESTSADPSVTELAAGSGLMGPHLFDTYRAFTPAPAAAFALPVVRRPADDIATLLGGGWIASGPPGADRLPQVVWPEGLRMLGTEAAGEVQTPLRGAAARGLRVGDRVWLRHTKAGELSEHLDALHVVDGDRVTGELPTYRGEGKVFL, from the coding sequence GTGACCGCCGACCTCTTGCGCCTGCACGATGTGCCGGCCGAGCGCCCGGGTGCGAACCCTGCCGACTACTGGCCACGCCACACCACTGCGACCGCGCACCTCGACCCGCCGCTCGGGGTCATCGACCGCGGTGCGCTCGCGTTCAACGCTACCGACCTGCTGCGTCGCGCCGGGGGAGTGCCCATCAGGGTGGCGAGCAAGTCGATTCGCGTGCGCGGCATTCTCGACGCGGTGCTCGCGCTGCCCGGATTCTCAGGGGTGCTCGCCTACACGCTGCCCGAAGCGCTGTGGCTCGCCGGCCCGCGCGGCGCGGGCGACGGCGCCGACCCGAGCAGCGCGGGCGACGGCATCGACGACGTCGTGCTGGGCTACCCCTCGACCGATCGCGCGGCCCTCGCGCGGCTCGCCGCCGACGAGCAGCTGGCCGCGCGCGTGACGCTCATGATCGACGATGTGGCGCACCTCGATCTGATCGACTCGGTGACCGCGCCGGGCGCGAGGCCGAGCATCCGCGTCGCACTCGAACTCGACGCCAGTTGGCGCGGCCCGCTCGGCCACATCGGCGTGCGCCGCAGCCCACTGCACGAGCCCGAGCAGCTCGCCGCGCTCGCGCGCACGGTCACCGAGCGGCCGGGCTTCACGCTCGTCGGCATCATGGCCTACGAGGCGCAGATCGCGGGGCTCGGCGACGCGCCCCCCGGCAGGCCTGTGCGCGGTGCGCTCGTGCGCAGCATCCAACGCCGATCACGCACCGAACTCGCCGACCGCCGCGGCCGCGCGGTCGCCGCCGTGCGCGACATCGCCGACGCCGCGGGCACGCCTCTGCGCTTCGTCAACGGCGGCGGCACCGGCTCGCTCGAGTCGACTTCGGCCGACCCCAGCGTCACCGAGCTCGCCGCCGGCAGCGGACTCATGGGCCCGCACCTGTTCGACACCTACCGCGCCTTCACTCCCGCGCCGGCCGCCGCCTTCGCGCTGCCCGTCGTGCGCCGCCCCGCCGACGACATCGCCACGCTGCTCGGCGGCGGCTGGATCGCGAGCGGGCCGCCCGGCGCCGACCGACTGCCGCAGGTGGTGTGGCCAGAAGGCCTCAGGATGCTCGGCACCGAGGCCGCGGGCGAAGTGCAGACTCCTCTGCGCGGGGCCGCGGCGCGGGGTCTGCGCGTGGGCGACCGAGTCTGGCTGCGCCACACCAAAGCCGGAGAGCTCAGCGAGCACCTCGACGCCCTGCACGTCGTCGACGGCGACCGCGTGACGGGCGAGCTGCCGACCTATCGCGGCGAAGGGAAGGTGTTCTTGTGA
- the mnmA gene encoding tRNA 2-thiouridine(34) synthase MnmA, which produces MRVLAAMSGGVDSAVAAARAVEAGHDVVGVHLALSRMPGTLRTGSRGCCTIEDSLDARRAAELLGIPFYVWDFSERFRADVVDDFIAEYSAGRTPNPCMRCNERIKFAAVLEKALALGFDAVATGHYAHIVTDSAGNRELHRASDEAKDQSYVLGVLTSEQLAHSMFPLGTTPSKAVVRAEAAERGLTVAQKPDSHDICFIPDGDTRGWLADRIEPATGAIVDRDGTPVGTHDGATSFTVGQRRGLNLGVPAPDGRPRFVLEVRPRTNEVVVGPREALAIRELAGRRFTWAGLDPVASGITARDADEVDALQPFDCHVQVRAHADPVPAVARVVTVPAEVEEPDSPAGRELVVEVREPLHGVAPGQTAVIYVGTRVLGQCTIDRTVAADLVAAQ; this is translated from the coding sequence ATGCGAGTTCTGGCAGCGATGAGCGGCGGCGTCGATAGCGCCGTGGCCGCCGCGCGCGCTGTGGAGGCTGGCCACGACGTCGTCGGCGTGCACCTCGCGCTCAGCCGCATGCCCGGAACCCTGCGCACCGGCAGTCGCGGCTGCTGCACGATCGAAGACAGCCTCGACGCGCGTCGGGCGGCCGAACTGCTAGGCATCCCGTTCTATGTGTGGGATTTCAGCGAGCGCTTCCGCGCCGACGTCGTCGACGACTTCATCGCCGAGTACTCGGCCGGTCGCACGCCCAACCCGTGCATGCGCTGCAACGAGCGCATCAAGTTCGCGGCAGTGCTCGAGAAGGCCCTCGCGCTCGGCTTCGACGCCGTCGCGACGGGGCACTACGCCCACATCGTCACCGACTCCGCCGGCAACCGTGAACTGCATCGAGCCTCCGACGAGGCGAAAGACCAGTCGTACGTGCTCGGGGTGCTGACGAGCGAGCAGCTGGCGCACTCGATGTTTCCGCTCGGCACGACGCCGTCGAAGGCCGTCGTGCGCGCCGAGGCCGCCGAGCGGGGCCTGACGGTCGCGCAGAAGCCCGACAGCCACGACATCTGCTTCATTCCAGACGGTGACACGCGCGGCTGGCTCGCCGACCGCATCGAGCCGGCGACGGGCGCAATCGTCGACCGCGACGGCACGCCGGTCGGCACGCACGACGGCGCGACGAGCTTCACGGTCGGGCAGCGGCGCGGCCTCAACCTGGGCGTGCCTGCGCCCGACGGCCGCCCGCGCTTCGTGCTCGAGGTGCGCCCGCGCACCAACGAGGTCGTCGTCGGCCCGCGCGAGGCGCTGGCGATCCGCGAGCTCGCCGGGCGCCGCTTCACGTGGGCGGGCCTCGACCCGGTGGCGAGCGGCATCACTGCGCGTGACGCCGACGAGGTGGATGCCCTGCAGCCGTTCGACTGCCACGTGCAGGTGCGGGCTCACGCCGACCCTGTGCCGGCGGTCGCCCGCGTGGTGACGGTGCCGGCCGAGGTCGAGGAGCCGGATTCGCCCGCGGGCCGCGAACTCGTCGTCGAGGTGCGCGAGCCCCTGCACGGTGTGGCACCGGGCCAGACGGCCGTCATCTATGTCGGCACGCGCGTGCTCGGGCAGTGCACGATCGACCGCACCGTGGCGGCCGACCTCGTCGCGGCGCAATAG
- a CDS encoding cysteine desulfurase family protein yields the protein MIYLDHAATSPMPERVREAYLDALSLAGNPSSIHSAGQRARAMVDEARARIAATLGVEAIEVTFTGGGTEAVNLAIKGMFWARNPSPPAAPHPAGSPNARAALPRPRIVVPRAEHHATLDAVEWLAQHQGAEISWVEVDALGAVRLDSLEAALGDGSDVALLTLLAANNEVGTLQPVAQAAALAAAVGVPVHVDAIAAYGQVRLDPLPHGVSAVSISAHKVGGPVGVGALVLRRAAEVVPLMHGGSQQRGRSGTMDAAGAAAFAAAAELAHAELDERALHKRWLRARLAEGIRSTVPTAVLRGAAGAIAGADAIDTLALPGTLHFTVPGAEGDSLLFLLDAAGFAVSTGSACQAGVPEPSHVLLAMGLTEADARGALRVTLGPATTADEIDALLAVLPAAVERAQSAGLAARDPRLGR from the coding sequence GTGATCTATCTCGACCACGCCGCCACCTCGCCGATGCCCGAGCGGGTGCGCGAGGCGTACCTCGACGCGCTCTCGCTCGCGGGCAACCCCTCGTCGATCCACTCGGCGGGTCAGCGGGCTCGCGCGATGGTCGATGAGGCCCGGGCTCGCATCGCCGCCACGCTCGGTGTCGAGGCGATCGAGGTGACGTTCACGGGCGGCGGCACCGAGGCGGTGAATCTTGCCATCAAGGGGATGTTCTGGGCCCGCAACCCGTCGCCCCCAGCTGCGCCGCACCCTGCCGGGTCGCCCAACGCTCGCGCTGCGCTGCCCCGGCCGCGCATCGTCGTGCCGCGCGCCGAGCACCACGCCACGCTCGACGCCGTCGAGTGGCTCGCGCAGCATCAGGGCGCCGAGATCAGCTGGGTCGAGGTCGACGCGCTCGGCGCGGTGCGGCTCGACAGCCTCGAGGCCGCCCTCGGCGATGGCTCTGACGTGGCGCTGCTCACGCTGCTCGCGGCGAACAACGAGGTCGGAACGCTGCAACCGGTGGCGCAGGCTGCCGCGCTCGCCGCGGCGGTCGGCGTGCCGGTGCACGTCGACGCGATCGCGGCCTACGGGCAGGTGCGGCTCGATCCGCTGCCGCACGGGGTGTCGGCCGTCTCGATCTCGGCCCACAAGGTCGGCGGCCCGGTGGGGGTGGGGGCGCTCGTGCTGCGTCGCGCGGCCGAGGTCGTGCCGCTCATGCACGGAGGCTCGCAGCAGCGCGGCCGCTCGGGCACCATGGACGCCGCCGGGGCCGCAGCCTTCGCCGCCGCCGCAGAGCTCGCGCACGCCGAACTCGACGAGCGTGCGCTGCACAAGCGCTGGCTGCGTGCGCGGCTCGCGGAGGGCATCCGCAGCACGGTGCCGACGGCGGTGCTGCGCGGAGCCGCGGGCGCGATCGCCGGCGCCGACGCGATCGACACTCTCGCGCTGCCCGGCACGCTGCACTTCACGGTGCCCGGCGCCGAAGGCGACTCGCTGCTGTTCTTGCTCGACGCCGCCGGGTTCGCCGTCTCGACCGGGTCGGCCTGCCAGGCGGGGGTTCCTGAGCCTTCGCACGTGCTGCTCGCCATGGGGCTCACCGAGGCGGATGCTCGCGGCGCCCTGCGCGTCACCCTCGGCCCGGCGACCACCGCCGACGAGATCGACGCACTGCTCGCCGTGCTGCCCGCCGCAGTCGAACGCGCCCAGTCGGCGGGACTCGCCGCGCGCGACCCCCGCCTCGGCCGCTAG
- the glgX gene encoding glycogen debranching protein GlgX codes for MASMDALGHLGVRQTARGGELRVWSEHATAMQLCIFAADDPTWVAETHDLQRNRFGVWRTTTRSLRPGTRYALRVDGPHGPGHAFDPDRLLLDPYARGLGRTSDGDWRAYVQDDEFDWGGVEKPRVQIDHTVVYEAHTKGLTKLSPELPDDLRGTYAGLAHPATIAYLRDLGITTVELLPVHQFVSEQRLQGQGLVNYWGYNTLNFFTPHAAYATKSAQFGGTGAVLREFKGMVKLLHEAGLEVVLDVVYNHTSEEGPEGPTTSFRGIDNASYYRHTPDGDYIDTTGCGNTIDFSTPAAQRLVLDSLRYWANDVQVDGFRFDLMATLGRDEAAEFDPEHPLLRAILDDPALQGVKMISEPWDVGMGGWQVGKFPAGYHEWNDGFRDRARAFWLTDVGSAREHGRAPEGIGSLARRITGSAHVFAEERGPLASVNFITAHDGFTMADLVSYNAKHNLGNGEDNRDGTDNNRSFNHGVEGLTDDSTITVERRKAMRNLLGTLLLSAGMPMITAGDEIGRSQRGNNNAYCHDSELTWLDWKHEGWQEDLFRVTQRLLQLRRDNPALRPLRYGRWGETVPSATQMDWYNKDGLAMTMDDWDSPAERTLQYLAASTPEFEAFNRILLIVHGIEEPADVTLPAHEGVEGYTLLWDSSHDDISELEPEHSPGDTLTVGPTSMLLLRAHG; via the coding sequence ATGGCCTCAATGGATGCGCTCGGGCACCTGGGGGTGCGGCAGACAGCACGCGGCGGCGAACTGCGCGTCTGGAGCGAGCACGCGACGGCGATGCAGCTCTGCATCTTCGCTGCCGACGACCCCACCTGGGTGGCCGAGACGCACGACCTGCAACGCAACCGCTTCGGCGTCTGGCGCACCACGACCCGGTCGCTGCGGCCCGGCACGCGATACGCCCTGCGCGTCGACGGGCCGCACGGGCCAGGGCACGCGTTCGACCCCGATCGCCTGCTGCTCGACCCCTATGCGCGCGGACTCGGGCGCACCTCAGACGGCGACTGGCGCGCCTACGTGCAAGACGACGAGTTCGACTGGGGCGGGGTCGAGAAGCCACGGGTGCAGATCGATCACACCGTCGTCTACGAAGCGCACACGAAGGGGCTCACCAAGCTCTCCCCCGAACTGCCCGACGACCTGCGCGGCACCTACGCGGGCCTCGCCCACCCCGCGACGATCGCCTACTTGCGCGACCTCGGCATCACCACCGTCGAGCTGCTGCCCGTGCACCAGTTCGTGAGCGAGCAGCGGCTGCAGGGCCAGGGCCTCGTCAACTACTGGGGCTACAACACCCTCAACTTCTTCACCCCGCACGCCGCCTACGCCACCAAGTCTGCGCAGTTCGGCGGCACGGGCGCCGTGCTGCGAGAGTTCAAGGGCATGGTCAAGCTGCTGCACGAAGCGGGGCTCGAAGTGGTGCTCGACGTGGTCTACAACCACACCTCTGAGGAGGGCCCCGAAGGCCCCACGACCAGTTTTCGCGGCATCGACAACGCCTCGTACTACCGGCACACCCCCGACGGCGACTACATCGACACGACGGGGTGCGGCAACACCATCGACTTCTCGACGCCGGCGGCGCAGCGCCTCGTTCTCGACTCGCTGCGCTACTGGGCCAACGACGTGCAGGTCGACGGGTTTCGCTTCGACCTCATGGCCACGCTCGGCCGCGACGAGGCGGCAGAGTTCGACCCCGAGCATCCACTGCTGCGGGCGATTCTCGACGACCCGGCACTGCAGGGCGTCAAGATGATCTCTGAACCGTGGGATGTCGGCATGGGCGGCTGGCAGGTCGGCAAGTTTCCGGCCGGCTACCACGAGTGGAACGACGGCTTTCGCGACCGCGCCCGCGCGTTCTGGCTCACCGACGTGGGTTCGGCTCGCGAGCACGGCAGAGCCCCCGAAGGCATCGGCTCGCTCGCGCGCCGCATCACCGGCAGCGCCCACGTCTTCGCCGAAGAGCGCGGACCCCTCGCGAGCGTCAACTTCATCACCGCCCACGACGGGTTCACGATGGCCGACCTCGTGTCGTACAACGCGAAGCACAACCTCGGCAACGGTGAAGACAACCGCGACGGCACCGACAACAACCGCTCGTTCAACCACGGGGTCGAGGGCCTCACCGACGACAGCACGATCACGGTCGAGCGGCGCAAAGCCATGCGCAACCTCTTGGGCACACTGCTGCTCAGCGCCGGCATGCCGATGATCACGGCGGGCGATGAGATCGGCCGCAGTCAGCGCGGCAACAACAACGCCTACTGCCACGACAGCGAGCTCACCTGGCTCGACTGGAAGCACGAAGGCTGGCAAGAAGACCTGTTTCGCGTCACGCAGCGACTGCTGCAGCTGCGTCGCGACAACCCGGCACTGCGGCCCCTCAGGTACGGCCGATGGGGCGAGACGGTGCCGAGCGCGACGCAGATGGACTGGTACAACAAAGACGGCCTCGCGATGACGATGGACGACTGGGATTCACCCGCCGAGCGCACGCTGCAGTACCTCGCCGCCTCGACGCCAGAGTTCGAGGCCTTCAACCGCATTCTGCTCATCGTGCACGGCATCGAAGAGCCCGCCGATGTGACCCTGCCCGCCCACGAGGGCGTCGAGGGCTACACCCTGCTGTGGGACAGCTCGCACGACGACATCTCTGAACTCGAGCCCGAGCACTCGCCCGGTGACACGCTGACGGTGGGGCCGACGTCGATGCTGCTGCTGCGGGCGCATGGCTAG
- the ybaK gene encoding Cys-tRNA(Pro) deacylase has protein sequence MARARPSAGPGTPATVALTAAGIAFTAHTYVHDPATTNYGLEAASALGLDPERVFKTLLADVDGRLTVGIVPVTSMLDLKALAAAVGSKRAVMADPAVAERKTGYVVGGISPIGQKTPLPTVLDETAELWPTIFVSGGRRGFDLELAPDDLLSVTSGRLADIAR, from the coding sequence ATGGCTAGAGCACGCCCCTCGGCTGGCCCCGGTACTCCAGCGACGGTCGCGCTCACCGCGGCGGGCATCGCGTTCACCGCGCACACCTACGTGCACGACCCGGCGACGACGAACTACGGTCTCGAGGCCGCGTCGGCGCTCGGGCTCGACCCCGAGCGTGTCTTCAAGACGCTGCTCGCCGACGTCGACGGGCGGCTCACTGTCGGCATCGTTCCAGTGACGAGCATGCTCGACCTCAAGGCGCTCGCCGCCGCCGTGGGCTCGAAGCGCGCGGTCATGGCTGACCCGGCGGTCGCCGAGCGCAAGACCGGCTACGTCGTGGGCGGCATCTCGCCGATCGGGCAGAAGACGCCCCTGCCGACCGTGCTCGACGAGACGGCTGAGCTCTGGCCCACGATCTTCGTGTCGGGGGGTCGCCGCGGCTTCGATCTCGAACTCGCGCCCGACGACCTGCTGAGCGTCACGAGCGGCCGACTCGCCGACATCGCGCGCTGA